One genomic window of Granulicella arctica includes the following:
- a CDS encoding YsnF/AvaK domain-containing protein, with protein MSKTVVGLFSSMSQAAQVKQALVVDGYSSSDIKVVANDDSEDVADGATATANDKDYTDIGSGGGTGIGEKISHFFRSLSGGDEHAHHHYATGVNAGGALLAATVADDEAAEVAALLKQHGARDIENGGSAYKAAEPAYSESSDVAAEGTAIPIIEEELVVGKREVDRGGVRIYSHVVERPVEADVTLRDEQINVERRAVNRPATAADFAAGSGSVIELNATGEEAVVGKTARVVEEVLVGKQSTEHTQAIHDSVRKTQVDVEEVEGETVSKDRY; from the coding sequence ATGTCGAAGACAGTAGTAGGACTTTTCAGCAGCATGTCACAGGCAGCACAGGTAAAGCAGGCTCTCGTCGTTGACGGCTACAGTTCAAGCGACATCAAGGTCGTTGCGAATGATGACTCTGAAGATGTAGCAGATGGTGCCACGGCAACGGCGAACGACAAGGACTACACGGATATTGGTAGCGGCGGCGGCACCGGCATTGGTGAGAAGATCAGCCACTTCTTCCGTTCCCTTTCGGGTGGCGACGAGCATGCGCACCATCACTACGCGACGGGCGTGAACGCCGGTGGAGCGCTTCTTGCGGCCACAGTGGCCGATGATGAAGCCGCCGAGGTAGCAGCGCTGCTGAAGCAGCATGGTGCTCGTGACATCGAGAACGGCGGTTCTGCTTATAAGGCTGCTGAGCCCGCATACTCTGAAAGTTCAGATGTTGCAGCGGAAGGTACCGCAATCCCGATCATCGAAGAAGAGCTTGTTGTTGGGAAGCGCGAAGTGGATCGCGGCGGTGTGCGGATCTACTCGCATGTAGTCGAGCGTCCCGTCGAAGCGGACGTTACGCTTCGCGACGAGCAGATCAATGTGGAGCGTCGCGCGGTCAACCGGCCAGCTACGGCAGCCGATTTTGCAGCAGGTTCGGGTTCCGTCATCGAGCTGAATGCGACAGGGGAAGAGGCAGTGGTTGGCAAGACGGCTCGGGTTGTCGAGGAAGTTCTCGTCGGCAAGCAGAGCACGGAGCATACCCAGGCCATCCATGATTCCGTCCGTAAGACTCAGGTGGACGTGGAGGAGGTCGAAGGCGAGACCGTCTCCAAGGATCGCTATTAG
- a CDS encoding YsnF/AvaK domain-containing protein, whose product MNQVDPQSSKNGNILVVSGNLNPQEPYTELWMPDGKVIRLLTTQLAPVALDRSATESEGNPEAILIPIVEERLDIEKRTMTTGAVTLRKVVQEYQESLNEPLAVRTFDIERIVLNQPVEFAPQVRQEGSVTIYPLVEEQMILTKQLVLKEEIRVTQRDTERRDTQVVTLKREHLVVERQPVGRSDHSD is encoded by the coding sequence ATGAACCAGGTTGACCCTCAGTCTTCGAAAAACGGAAACATTCTTGTTGTCTCTGGGAACCTCAATCCTCAGGAACCCTATACCGAACTCTGGATGCCTGATGGTAAGGTCATTCGTCTCCTCACAACCCAGCTGGCACCTGTGGCACTGGACAGGTCTGCGACCGAGTCGGAGGGGAACCCGGAAGCTATCCTGATTCCCATCGTGGAGGAGCGCCTTGATATCGAGAAACGCACCATGACGACGGGCGCAGTGACCTTGCGTAAGGTGGTGCAGGAGTACCAGGAAAGCTTGAACGAGCCCCTTGCTGTACGTACCTTTGACATCGAACGCATCGTCCTCAATCAACCCGTCGAGTTTGCACCTCAGGTGCGCCAGGAGGGAAGCGTGACGATCTACCCGCTTGTCGAAGAGCAGATGATCCTGACCAAGCAGCTGGTATTGAAAGAAGAGATCCGTGTCACGCAGCGGGATACGGAACGGAGAGATACACAGGTCGTAACCCTGAAGCGGGAGCACCTGGTCGTAGAACGTCAGCCGGTTGGTCGATCTGACCATTCCGATTAA
- a CDS encoding PA2169 family four-helix-bundle protein codes for MAEGYSLVKTVVQVLNDGGKGFTDLGEKLKNPESKAFFLHEATHRGAFAKELEAELALAAGDTKDIAGTVGGAIHRTWGDLKASLGGSDHTLLETAEQGEDAAKKAYKEALEATDLPSTKIRQLLVTQQAHIQASHDKVKALRDSTAS; via the coding sequence ATGGCTGAAGGTTACTCGCTTGTGAAAACGGTTGTACAAGTTCTCAATGACGGAGGAAAAGGTTTTACCGACCTAGGAGAGAAGCTGAAGAATCCTGAGTCGAAGGCATTTTTTTTACATGAAGCCACGCACCGCGGCGCCTTTGCCAAGGAACTTGAAGCGGAACTGGCCCTCGCTGCGGGCGATACGAAAGATATTGCCGGAACAGTGGGCGGAGCAATTCACCGTACCTGGGGCGATTTGAAGGCGAGTCTTGGCGGTTCAGACCACACGCTGCTTGAAACAGCAGAACAGGGTGAGGACGCTGCGAAGAAGGCCTATAAAGAGGCGTTAGAAGCTACGGACTTGCCATCTACAAAGATTCGCCAGCTGCTTGTGACGCAGCAAGCTCACATCCAGGCCTCTCACGATAAGGTGAAGGCATTGCGCGACAGTACAGCAAGCTAA
- a CDS encoding YncE family protein — protein MQSEVQIYHPTREQKSIRVLKTALRWGGRIVMMGLAVLVVAIAYLSHVGEPSSASSMKFEGFIELPKDRILNIFDYMALSDRTIFVGNMLSGSVVKVQLTNDHGRPLATVSEQSGAGNAHGIALIPNEDKAFVTRSGENVVDVFQPSSLNLLGQIPVADDADAIIYDPASRMIYVANGTPKLATIIDPEKLQPVTTIPLGAEPEYPAADVRHGLIYQNLRDTNEVAAVDLKTGSVVGRWSLAPCVGPSGLALDPVQGRLYAVCMGSSQVVVFSLEQHKVIAFLPVGGKPDSVALDLELHRIYTAGIEGVMTVIEQSGEDYRVLDDIHTHPFAHTLIVDPQTHRVYLTYAALLSAPRIAVFSPKP, from the coding sequence ATGCAGAGCGAAGTTCAGATATACCATCCGACGCGTGAGCAGAAATCGATTCGGGTGCTGAAAACGGCTTTAAGGTGGGGAGGACGCATTGTGATGATGGGTTTAGCGGTTCTGGTTGTTGCAATTGCTTACCTCAGCCACGTCGGGGAGCCAAGCTCTGCCTCCTCCATGAAGTTTGAAGGGTTCATTGAACTGCCAAAAGATCGCATCCTCAACATCTTCGACTACATGGCTCTTTCCGACCGAACCATCTTCGTCGGTAATATGCTGTCGGGCAGCGTCGTCAAAGTGCAGTTGACCAACGATCACGGTAGGCCGCTCGCAACTGTTTCAGAGCAGAGCGGAGCAGGGAACGCGCATGGGATCGCCTTGATTCCAAATGAAGACAAAGCATTTGTTACCCGCAGCGGCGAGAACGTTGTCGATGTGTTTCAGCCTAGCTCACTCAACCTGTTGGGACAGATTCCGGTCGCTGATGACGCGGATGCAATCATTTACGATCCTGCAAGCCGCATGATCTATGTAGCGAACGGAACGCCGAAGCTGGCGACGATCATCGACCCGGAAAAACTCCAACCGGTAACGACAATTCCCTTGGGGGCTGAGCCGGAATATCCTGCCGCCGACGTGCGGCATGGCCTCATTTATCAAAACCTGCGTGACACGAACGAGGTCGCAGCGGTTGATTTGAAGACTGGTTCTGTCGTCGGCCGATGGTCTCTCGCGCCATGCGTCGGTCCATCCGGGCTTGCTCTCGACCCTGTCCAGGGTCGCCTCTACGCGGTCTGTATGGGAAGCTCGCAAGTTGTGGTCTTCTCACTTGAACAACACAAAGTGATCGCCTTCCTCCCGGTGGGTGGCAAGCCGGACTCAGTCGCCCTGGATCTTGAGCTTCATCGCATCTACACCGCTGGCATAGAGGGCGTGATGACGGTAATCGAGCAGAGCGGAGAAGACTATCGCGTCCTCGACGATATCCACACTCACCCTTTCGCGCATACCCTGATTGTCGATCCCCAGACACATCGCGTATACCTGACCTACGCGGCACTGCTGAGCGCACCTCGGATCGCGGTGTTTTCCCCTAAGCCGTAA
- a CDS encoding HPF/RaiA family ribosome-associated protein, with protein MQILVNSDKHIVVHRKLSHFVDIEINRILNRFNPHLTRVEAHLSDEHAFKAGPRTKRCLLEARPKEHQSLTVTADSPDLLIAVTGAAHKMQRLLDSTFGRIEEKRSVLAVE; from the coding sequence ATGCAGATTCTGGTCAATAGTGACAAGCACATCGTGGTTCACCGCAAACTGTCGCATTTCGTGGACATAGAGATCAACCGCATTCTCAACCGGTTCAATCCGCATCTCACTCGCGTGGAGGCTCACCTCAGCGATGAACACGCCTTCAAAGCGGGGCCACGAACGAAGCGGTGTCTGCTCGAAGCGCGACCCAAAGAACACCAGTCGCTCACCGTCACAGCGGACTCTCCTGATTTGCTAATTGCCGTGACCGGAGCTGCTCACAAGATGCAGCGTCTCCTCGATTCAACCTTTGGGCGGATTGAAGAGAAACGTTCTGTTCTGGCAGTGGAGTAG
- a CDS encoding DUF3592 domain-containing protein — translation MTFLRTATRRIMSDGKSKSSLWPLVSFLLICAVFFGYRSTVEGGSASRQQTSVGTISLCEERGRGHENYCHYTFLVGAEQYENVNTGSRGLRFGQIVTVYYDGEDPRVNALQAFSKQRRGNQRTAYILLVVLAAVLAFVLWDRAPHQIDSTKQTP, via the coding sequence ATGACTTTCCTTCGCACGGCGACCCGGCGCATCATGAGTGATGGCAAGTCAAAGAGTTCGCTGTGGCCACTGGTGTCTTTTCTGCTCATTTGTGCGGTCTTCTTTGGCTATCGGTCGACGGTCGAAGGGGGTTCCGCGAGCAGACAACAAACCAGCGTAGGAACTATCTCACTGTGTGAAGAGCGCGGGCGCGGACACGAAAATTATTGCCACTACACGTTTTTGGTTGGCGCTGAGCAATACGAAAATGTCAATACAGGCAGCCGGGGACTCAGATTCGGTCAGATCGTTACGGTTTACTACGACGGAGAAGACCCCCGCGTCAACGCACTACAAGCCTTTTCAAAGCAAAGGCGCGGAAACCAACGGACGGCTTACATCCTCCTCGTTGTACTCGCCGCGGTTCTCGCATTTGTTCTTTGGGACAGAGCTCCCCACCAGATCGATTCAACCAAGCAGACTCCATGA
- a CDS encoding Crp/Fnr family transcriptional regulator has protein sequence MTTFKNSLLQRFDAEIIGRLNLHTVDLPVGREIEYPGNHIDNLFFLEEGIASMTATFRDGIQVEIALAGFEAVLGASSMMGTRRSLNRVYMQVGGHGFSCPIDAATMEFKRGEKFQDLTLRYLQAQFIQSSQTAGCNARHTIEQRLARWLLLCADRNGGRILPLSHEFLADMLGSSRSTVTTVAIHFQQQHLISYSRGKITLIDLPGLEKLSCECYAVVRDHLSNYADSYEGFGKS, from the coding sequence ATGACGACGTTCAAGAACTCTCTGCTGCAGCGGTTCGATGCTGAGATCATCGGTCGCCTGAATCTCCACACAGTAGACCTTCCAGTAGGTCGCGAGATCGAATATCCAGGCAATCACATCGACAATCTCTTCTTCCTTGAGGAAGGCATCGCCTCGATGACGGCGACCTTTCGCGATGGCATACAGGTCGAGATCGCTCTTGCGGGATTCGAAGCAGTCCTCGGGGCATCATCCATGATGGGAACAAGACGTAGCCTTAATCGGGTCTATATGCAGGTTGGCGGTCACGGCTTCAGTTGTCCGATCGATGCAGCTACGATGGAGTTTAAACGCGGAGAGAAGTTTCAGGACCTTACACTTCGTTACCTGCAGGCTCAGTTCATTCAGTCGTCGCAGACTGCAGGCTGTAATGCGAGACATACCATCGAGCAGCGACTCGCGCGATGGCTTCTCCTCTGTGCCGATCGCAATGGCGGACGCATCCTTCCCCTTTCCCATGAGTTTCTGGCCGATATGCTGGGGAGCTCTCGGTCTACGGTGACCACCGTAGCCATCCATTTCCAGCAGCAACATCTTATTTCGTATTCGCGCGGGAAGATCACCCTGATCGACCTGCCAGGACTCGAGAAGCTCTCCTGCGAGTGCTACGCAGTAGTACGCGACCATTTGAGCAACTACGCGGACTCCTATGAAGGCTTTGGCAAGAGTTGA
- a CDS encoding PDZ domain-containing protein gives MVEPAGRHFPGSPAEAAGLKPRDRILTINGMKPSDDPNEPLFKQAVGTILHLQVQRDETSRAYDVTLRDLF, from the coding sequence GTGGTGGAGCCTGCTGGCCGCCATTTCCCAGGGAGCCCCGCTGAGGCTGCGGGCCTCAAGCCGAGAGACCGCATCCTCACGATCAATGGTATGAAGCCATCCGACGACCCGAACGAACCACTCTTCAAGCAGGCCGTCGGCACGATTCTTCATCTGCAGGTGCAGCGCGACGAGACTTCACGGGCATACGACGTCACGCTGCGCGATCTCTTTTAA
- a CDS encoding DNA-binding transcriptional response regulator: protein MSLILIYGCEPTLLQTRAWVLETTGLETEVASDLSGLEEVLGQRPVDLMVLCHTLYPEEVRVALTRFHALQPNKQILILTDDPVDTAGEGAKIISPFVDAKTLISSVEEVLSRAS, encoded by the coding sequence ATGTCTCTAATCTTGATCTATGGCTGCGAACCTACCCTCCTTCAAACCCGTGCGTGGGTGCTGGAGACTACCGGGCTTGAAACAGAAGTCGCATCCGATCTTTCAGGGCTGGAAGAAGTCCTTGGTCAACGGCCCGTTGATTTGATGGTTCTGTGCCATACGTTGTACCCGGAAGAAGTTAGGGTGGCGTTGACGAGGTTCCACGCCCTGCAGCCGAACAAGCAAATTCTCATCCTGACGGATGATCCTGTGGACACGGCGGGCGAGGGTGCAAAGATTATCAGCCCGTTTGTCGACGCCAAGACGCTCATCTCCTCCGTAGAGGAAGTCCTCTCCAGAGCCTCTTAG
- a CDS encoding YsnF/AvaK domain-containing protein: MALNEDLTTLLCLFHHSDQADSALTDLLKAGVPQGSISRIDNYGSEEIAMSSLKELGIPARDEQHLLEGLRKGGIIVAVKAVTSHVSAVEGVFSDHKAGKIDEAVVDNTPATETAVAATGETAIPIVDEELVVGKRTVDQGGVRVYRRVIDIPVEESVNLREEHVVIDRRPVDRAVTPEDLALQGEQTIELTETAEEAVITKKAFVVEEVRVGKEATERTEHIQDTVRHTEVELEEIDSEETRSASLTNR; encoded by the coding sequence ATGGCCTTGAACGAAGACCTAACGACCTTACTTTGCCTGTTTCATCACTCGGATCAGGCCGACTCCGCGCTGACTGATCTGCTGAAAGCGGGTGTCCCCCAGGGCTCTATCTCTCGTATTGACAACTATGGCTCAGAAGAAATTGCCATGTCTTCCCTCAAGGAGCTAGGCATTCCCGCACGCGACGAACAGCACCTTCTTGAAGGTCTACGTAAAGGCGGGATCATTGTCGCCGTGAAGGCCGTCACTTCGCACGTCAGCGCGGTGGAGGGCGTCTTTAGTGACCACAAGGCAGGCAAGATTGATGAAGCGGTCGTGGATAACACCCCTGCAACCGAGACTGCGGTTGCGGCCACGGGTGAGACTGCGATTCCAATCGTCGACGAAGAACTTGTCGTTGGAAAGCGGACCGTCGATCAGGGTGGCGTGCGGGTCTATCGTCGCGTCATCGACATTCCTGTGGAGGAATCGGTCAACCTTCGCGAGGAGCACGTCGTGATCGATCGGCGCCCTGTCGATCGTGCTGTGACTCCAGAGGATCTTGCTCTGCAGGGAGAGCAGACGATTGAGCTTACGGAGACAGCGGAAGAAGCCGTGATTACAAAAAAGGCCTTTGTGGTCGAGGAAGTCCGGGTCGGGAAAGAGGCGACAGAGCGTACCGAGCACATTCAGGACACCGTTCGCCACACCGAGGTTGAGCTCGAAGAGATCGACTCCGAAGAGACCCGTAGTGCTTCGCTCACGAACCGCTAA
- a CDS encoding response regulator transcription factor, with amino-acid sequence MTRIPSVTLNSGSVPLQEPIVLERPKILLIDDDQELCQLLRTRFASEGLDLKTVFLGKEGLRCALESSFALIVLDVMLPDTRGFDVLRELRKHTLTPVIMLTAQGDEVDRILGLELGADDYLPKPFSTRELLARMTAILRRSAWKVPFTAGKPPKFLSGDLEIDLALRIVLRNGEQIKLTSTEFDLTRSFCEAPGEVLTRELLVVTILERTFVPFDRSIDLHISNLRRKLGPRPDGYERIQSVRGIGYLYVWPA; translated from the coding sequence ATGACGCGCATCCCATCCGTGACCCTAAACTCCGGAAGTGTTCCATTGCAGGAACCTATCGTCCTTGAAAGACCGAAGATTCTCCTAATCGATGACGATCAGGAGCTGTGTCAGCTCCTAAGAACACGCTTCGCCTCGGAAGGCCTCGACCTGAAAACGGTTTTTCTCGGCAAAGAAGGACTGCGATGCGCTTTAGAAAGCTCGTTCGCTCTGATCGTGCTCGACGTCATGCTACCCGATACGCGGGGATTCGATGTGCTCAGGGAGCTTAGAAAGCATACGCTTACGCCGGTCATCATGTTGACCGCACAGGGCGATGAAGTAGATCGCATCCTGGGGCTCGAATTAGGTGCGGATGATTACCTGCCCAAACCCTTCAGCACGCGGGAATTGCTGGCGCGAATGACGGCTATTCTTCGGCGCTCGGCCTGGAAAGTACCCTTCACCGCCGGGAAACCCCCGAAGTTTCTTTCCGGGGATCTGGAGATCGATCTTGCTCTCCGCATTGTTCTCCGGAACGGGGAACAGATCAAGCTCACCTCGACTGAATTCGATCTCACGCGCAGCTTCTGTGAGGCGCCCGGTGAGGTGCTGACGCGGGAACTGCTAGTCGTGACGATACTGGAGCGTACGTTTGTCCCGTTCGACCGGAGCATCGATCTACATATCAGCAATCTCAGACGCAAGCTCGGTCCTCGACCCGATGGCTACGAGCGGATTCAAAGCGTACGTGGGATTGGCTACCTCTACGTCTGGCCGGCATAG
- a CDS encoding cold shock domain-containing protein: MAQYTGSVKWFNNAKGFGFLGRDDGPDVFVHYSSIQIEGYKSLKEGDRVEFDIIDGAKGPRPITSFASKKAS, encoded by the coding sequence ATGGCACAGTACACAGGCTCCGTAAAGTGGTTTAACAACGCAAAGGGGTTTGGCTTCCTGGGGCGTGATGATGGTCCCGATGTCTTCGTCCATTACAGCTCCATCCAGATTGAAGGCTACAAATCCCTCAAAGAAGGCGATCGCGTGGAGTTCGACATTATCGACGGCGCGAAGGGCCCCAGGCCGATAACGTCGTTCGCTTCAAAGAAGGCATCCTGA
- a CDS encoding response regulator, which yields MSKQLPYVVVVDDEWVIAETLAAILNKSGFSAAAFTDPLKALESAGIKPPTLLISDVMMPQLSGVELAIQMKALCPDCKVLLFSGQAQTADLLRSARNEGHDFDLLAKPVHPSDLLRKIREQDST from the coding sequence ATGTCGAAGCAACTTCCCTATGTAGTAGTCGTCGATGACGAGTGGGTCATAGCTGAGACTCTCGCGGCCATCCTGAACAAGAGCGGTTTCTCTGCCGCTGCGTTCACAGATCCTCTCAAAGCTCTCGAGAGTGCTGGCATCAAGCCGCCAACACTGCTTATCTCGGATGTCATGATGCCTCAGCTCTCTGGAGTAGAACTCGCGATCCAGATGAAGGCACTGTGCCCCGACTGTAAGGTGTTGCTCTTCTCCGGGCAGGCGCAGACAGCCGATCTACTGAGGTCCGCTCGCAACGAGGGGCACGACTTTGATTTACTTGCCAAACCTGTACACCCAAGTGATTTACTTCGTAAGATTAGAGAACAGGATTCCACCTGA
- a CDS encoding c-type cytochrome domain-containing protein — MIMATAGMISLGDPKTHQAQSEASNPEFYLQHVRPIFEAHCVRCHGNSKHRGGLSMESRQDLLMDRRNKPIVIPGDAANSLLVRLIRHEGPPNDPMPMPSKRERLSDTDILMIERWVQAGAIMPSTLSESKR; from the coding sequence ATGATCATGGCGACGGCGGGAATGATAAGTCTTGGCGATCCGAAAACGCATCAGGCGCAAAGCGAAGCGAGCAACCCAGAGTTTTATCTCCAACATGTTAGGCCGATCTTTGAGGCACATTGCGTTCGCTGTCATGGGAACTCAAAGCACCGAGGAGGGCTGAGCATGGAATCTCGTCAAGATTTACTGATGGATCGAAGGAACAAGCCGATCGTGATCCCGGGAGATGCAGCAAACTCGCTGCTTGTGCGGCTGATTCGACATGAAGGCCCGCCCAACGATCCGATGCCGATGCCCAGCAAACGAGAACGGCTGTCAGACACGGATATCTTGATGATCGAAAGATGGGTCCAAGCGGGAGCAATTATGCCCTCAACTTTATCGGAAAGCAAACGATAG
- a CDS encoding AAA family ATPase encodes MISTLAISGYRSLRDLLLPLDRLNIVTGANGSGKSSLYRALRLLGDAALNSVVSSLAKEGGLASTLWAGPETIARAVRQGEYRVEGTVGGRPACLKLGFGGSTYGYSIELGYPPPPATAFSLDPAIKRECIWHGKVYRRASALVERRNNLVTLPSRRDEEPVCLTKALNAADSMLASIADPQRAPEMLEVREVIRGWRFYDGFRTDMSSPVRTPQIGTFTPVLKNDGTDLPAALQTILEVGDEEALHRTIDDAFPGSRIHIEVQTGRFEVLLRQHGLLRPLSAAELSDGTLRFLLWSAALLTPRPAELMVLNEPETSLHPDLLPALARLIASASERSQIIVVSHAQSLIEALQQLQGCRRLQLVKSFGETTLEGATIFDKPNGSGHPVESTLLQSRCFRQSRRFATCRTLFPPMPFLANSVSFGSVEERHGVTCCPAGLIAEPKLDMPHIACRVPIRGHWAESPSFKSLLDPQAEPR; translated from the coding sequence GTGATCTCAACGCTTGCCATCTCCGGTTACCGCTCACTTCGTGATCTGCTGCTGCCGCTCGATCGTCTCAACATCGTGACGGGCGCCAACGGCAGTGGAAAGTCGAGCTTGTATCGTGCCTTGCGTCTGCTGGGCGATGCCGCATTGAACTCCGTCGTATCCTCCCTTGCCAAAGAAGGCGGACTCGCTTCCACTTTATGGGCGGGACCTGAGACGATCGCGCGCGCTGTCCGACAGGGAGAGTATCGGGTAGAAGGAACAGTTGGCGGCAGACCGGCATGTCTTAAGCTGGGTTTCGGCGGCTCCACTTACGGATACAGCATCGAACTTGGTTATCCGCCCCCGCCAGCAACAGCGTTTTCTCTGGATCCTGCGATCAAACGGGAGTGTATCTGGCACGGCAAGGTGTACCGGCGTGCGTCGGCTCTTGTCGAACGCAGGAACAACCTTGTCACACTCCCATCGCGCCGGGATGAAGAGCCAGTTTGTTTGACAAAGGCTCTCAATGCCGCGGATAGTATGCTGGCCAGCATCGCCGATCCGCAGCGCGCCCCTGAGATGCTGGAGGTGAGGGAGGTGATCCGGGGCTGGCGTTTTTACGACGGCTTTCGAACGGATATGTCTTCCCCGGTTCGCACTCCGCAGATCGGGACGTTCACGCCGGTGTTGAAAAACGACGGAACCGATCTTCCGGCTGCGCTTCAAACCATCCTGGAGGTGGGCGATGAGGAGGCTCTTCATCGAACGATCGACGATGCGTTCCCTGGAAGCAGAATCCACATCGAGGTGCAGACTGGCCGCTTTGAAGTCCTGCTGCGACAGCATGGCTTGCTGCGTCCGCTCTCAGCGGCGGAACTATCCGACGGAACTTTGCGATTCCTTCTCTGGTCGGCTGCCCTGCTGACGCCACGCCCAGCCGAGTTGATGGTGCTGAATGAGCCGGAGACAAGTCTTCATCCGGATCTCTTACCTGCATTGGCAAGACTCATCGCCTCGGCTTCCGAGCGAAGTCAGATTATCGTTGTTTCACACGCACAGTCTCTTATCGAAGCCTTGCAGCAACTGCAAGGCTGCCGCCGTTTACAGCTGGTAAAGTCTTTCGGCGAGACAACTCTGGAAGGGGCCACTATCTTCGACAAGCCAAATGGGAGTGGCCACCCCGTTGAATCGACACTCCTCCAAAGTCGGTGTTTTCGGCAATCACGACGTTTTGCGACCTGCCGAACGTTGTTTCCGCCAATGCCGTTTCTCGCGAACTCAGTTTCGTTCGGGTCAGTTGAGGAGCGTCATGGAGTTACCTGCTGTCCCGCAGGCCTCATTGCAGAGCCAAAACTGGACATGCCCCACATAGCTTGCCGGGTGCCCATCCGAGGTCACTGGGCGGAATCTCCAAGCTTTAAGAGCCTGCTCGATCCTCAAGCTGAACCCAGGTAG
- a CDS encoding sensor histidine kinase — protein sequence MGEPTISDVQEKLAIAVEALRKAEERATTGQLALEVMHEIKNPLEALGHLTYLADKEADDPIKVHEYMQLATEQMVILRDIASYTLGFARSTPMPKPTRLALLAETGLRIHQRTIDSRKIHLIKDLPEDLTVSVYPGEMLQVVSNLICNALDALPATGILRLRTRKRGHEIDLVIADNGSGIPAQHHQAIFEPFFTTKEERGTGLGLALSRKIVERHHGSIRMRSSVRPGKSGTVFKISLPA from the coding sequence ATGGGTGAGCCGACCATATCGGATGTGCAGGAGAAGCTGGCAATTGCGGTGGAAGCTCTCAGGAAAGCGGAGGAGAGAGCAACGACGGGCCAGCTTGCTCTCGAGGTCATGCATGAAATCAAAAATCCTCTCGAAGCTTTAGGACACCTGACCTACCTCGCGGACAAAGAGGCTGACGATCCGATCAAGGTTCACGAGTACATGCAATTGGCAACGGAACAGATGGTAATTCTTCGAGACATCGCGAGCTACACTCTGGGCTTTGCACGATCAACCCCAATGCCGAAGCCTACGCGCCTCGCTCTCCTCGCAGAGACTGGATTGCGTATTCACCAACGGACCATCGACTCTCGCAAGATCCATCTCATCAAGGATCTTCCTGAAGACCTGACAGTGAGCGTCTACCCCGGCGAAATGCTTCAGGTCGTTTCCAATCTCATCTGCAACGCACTGGACGCGCTACCCGCAACCGGTATTCTCCGCCTACGCACCCGCAAGCGCGGTCATGAAATTGATCTTGTGATTGCAGATAATGGTTCGGGCATCCCTGCACAGCATCATCAAGCCATCTTCGAACCGTTCTTTACAACCAAAGAAGAGCGGGGAACCGGGCTTGGACTTGCCCTCTCAAGGAAGATCGTTGAGCGGCATCATGGGAGCATTCGCATGAGAAGTAGTGTTCGGCCCGGCAAGAGCGGCACGGTCTTTAAGATATCTCTTCCTGCTTAG
- a CDS encoding OmpA family protein produces MADRVKIYEEKKGFPIWAWLLPLLLLALLAAYFLTHHKDEPAAVSAVPAQSTPVAALPDLGTVHFDTDKATLTSEGQATLQQAATAMKANPNAHLRLEGFTDSSGTLPHNATLSQQRTMAVADFLKGQGIDGSRLTGQGFGPAKPVDTNATASGEADNRRVELFSQQ; encoded by the coding sequence ATGGCCGACCGCGTCAAAATCTACGAAGAGAAGAAGGGCTTTCCCATTTGGGCATGGCTCCTTCCGCTTCTACTTCTGGCACTTCTGGCCGCTTACTTCCTCACGCACCATAAAGACGAACCCGCAGCTGTTTCTGCCGTGCCCGCTCAAAGTACTCCCGTTGCTGCATTGCCCGATCTTGGCACCGTGCACTTTGATACAGATAAGGCGACGCTTACCTCTGAAGGTCAAGCGACCCTACAGCAAGCGGCTACAGCTATGAAGGCCAACCCCAACGCTCACTTGAGACTGGAAGGGTTTACCGATAGTTCGGGAACGCTTCCGCATAACGCCACTCTCTCACAGCAGAGAACGATGGCTGTCGCGGACTTCCTCAAAGGGCAGGGAATTGATGGTTCCCGTTTGACCGGACAGGGCTTTGGCCCCGCTAAGCCGGTCGATACCAACGCAACGGCTTCCGGCGAAGCGGACAACCGCCGCGTCGAACTCTTTTCACAGCAGTAA